The following proteins are encoded in a genomic region of Aminivibrio pyruvatiphilus:
- the cobM gene encoding precorrin-4 C(11)-methyltransferase yields MDTAEKTILFVGAGPGDPELLTLKGKKALEEAGLVLYAGSLVNAALLDFCSPGCERTDSSGLSLEEQVALMADAAGRGVPVVRLHTGDPSIFGAVAEQKRLLEEQGLSVQFIPGVSSFQAAAAALGIQYTVPGGNQTVICTRRAGRTPVPPEEDLRRLAAVGTTMVVFLSADQAEAVAEDLVEGGFSPRTPAACVYRASWEDEKILTAPLAELPALMKQHGITRHALIIAGECLASTDARSLLYSPSFSHGWREGSE; encoded by the coding sequence ATGGACACAGCTGAAAAAACCATACTCTTTGTGGGGGCGGGCCCCGGAGACCCGGAACTTCTCACCCTCAAGGGGAAAAAAGCCCTCGAGGAAGCGGGGCTGGTGCTCTACGCCGGAAGCCTGGTGAACGCCGCTCTTCTCGATTTCTGCTCTCCGGGATGCGAACGGACGGACTCCTCCGGCCTCTCCCTGGAGGAGCAGGTGGCCCTCATGGCGGACGCCGCGGGGCGGGGAGTCCCCGTGGTACGACTCCACACGGGGGACCCGAGCATCTTCGGCGCCGTGGCGGAGCAGAAGCGCCTCCTGGAGGAACAGGGCCTGTCCGTGCAGTTCATCCCCGGCGTCAGCAGCTTCCAGGCCGCCGCAGCAGCCCTCGGCATCCAGTACACCGTTCCGGGGGGAAACCAGACGGTGATCTGCACCCGCAGGGCCGGCCGGACGCCTGTGCCCCCGGAGGAGGATCTCCGCCGCCTCGCCGCTGTCGGGACCACCATGGTGGTCTTCCTGAGCGCCGACCAGGCCGAAGCCGTGGCGGAAGACCTCGTGGAAGGAGGCTTCTCCCCCCGGACCCCGGCGGCATGCGTCTACCGGGCCTCCTGGGAGGACGAGAAGATCCTCACCGCTCCCCTGGCGGAACTCCCCGCCCTCATGAAGCAGCACGGCATTACCCGCCATGCCCTCATCATCGCCGGAGAATGCCTTGCCTCGACGGACGCCCGCAGCCTCCTCTATTCTCCTTCCTTCTCCCACGGATGGCGGGAGGGGTCGGAATGA
- the cbiE gene encoding precorrin-6y C5,15-methyltransferase (decarboxylating) subunit CbiE encodes MDRIAVVGVGPGTGNYLLPAAREAIAGADILAGGPRHLEPYRESGKELLPLKGSLDTFLDRLEEKRHTGRVALLLSGDPCFFSLLGKLGTRFPREELEVIPGVSSFQVLFARLGIQWNGTETASLHGRPLEDALKSVREDRGTLFLLDRKNTGPAVAAFLKDRGYPDRVAVLAENLGYPEERILRTTLFALAGEGQAWDLALLLLGPGPLPPQTLGVLPDGWFVRTPGVPLSKAVCRTLVASLLHPLDGQAVLEIGAGSGGITVELARRTLTGTVFAVERSVDALDAARNNAERAGCLSSIRFVEGQAPEALSSLPRCTRIVVGGHGGAVEAVLEAAWQKLLPGGRLLVTANMPSTADRAWKTLKNLGSRPEVLHVASSSSAEAGGSWMLTAANPVFLVYADRNADKDGTDHGHS; translated from the coding sequence ATGGACCGAATTGCCGTCGTCGGCGTAGGCCCGGGAACGGGGAACTACCTTCTTCCGGCAGCCCGGGAGGCCATCGCCGGGGCGGACATCCTCGCCGGAGGCCCCCGCCACCTGGAGCCCTACCGGGAGTCCGGAAAAGAACTCCTCCCCCTCAAGGGCAGCCTCGACACCTTCCTGGACCGCCTCGAAGAGAAGCGGCACACGGGAAGGGTCGCCCTCCTTCTCTCAGGAGACCCCTGCTTCTTCAGCCTCCTCGGAAAGCTGGGAACCCGCTTCCCCCGGGAGGAGCTGGAGGTCATCCCCGGGGTGAGCAGCTTCCAGGTGCTCTTCGCCCGGCTCGGCATCCAGTGGAACGGCACTGAGACGGCGAGCCTCCACGGCCGGCCTCTGGAGGACGCCCTCAAATCCGTCCGGGAGGACCGGGGGACCCTCTTCCTCCTCGACAGGAAGAACACCGGCCCTGCGGTGGCAGCCTTCCTGAAGGACCGGGGGTACCCCGACCGCGTGGCAGTGCTGGCGGAGAACCTGGGCTATCCGGAGGAGCGGATCCTCCGGACGACCCTCTTCGCCCTCGCCGGGGAAGGGCAGGCCTGGGATCTGGCCCTTCTCCTTCTCGGTCCGGGCCCCCTTCCGCCCCAAACCCTCGGGGTGCTCCCCGACGGGTGGTTCGTCCGGACCCCGGGAGTACCCCTCTCCAAGGCGGTCTGCCGGACCCTGGTGGCCTCGCTGCTCCATCCCCTGGACGGACAGGCCGTCCTCGAGATCGGGGCCGGCTCCGGCGGCATCACCGTGGAGCTGGCCCGGCGGACGCTAACCGGCACGGTCTTCGCCGTGGAGCGTTCCGTGGACGCCCTCGACGCCGCCCGGAACAACGCGGAACGGGCCGGATGCCTCTCCTCGATACGATTCGTGGAAGGGCAGGCCCCGGAGGCCCTGTCATCCCTCCCCCGGTGCACCCGGATTGTGGTGGGCGGCCACGGCGGAGCCGTGGAGGCCGTTCTGGAAGCCGCCTGGCAGAAGCTCCTGCCCGGCGGACGGCTCCTGGTGACGGCGAACATGCCCTCCACGGCCGACCGGGCATGGAAAACCCTCAAAAACCTCGGAAGCCGTCCCGAAGTGCTCCACGTGGCCTCCTCCTCCTCGGCGGAGGCGGGCGGTTCATGGATGCTCACGGCGGCAAACCCCGTGTTTCTCGTCTATGCGGACAGGAATGCAGACAAGGACGGTACGGACCATGGACACAGCTGA
- the cbiD gene encoding cobalt-precorrin-5B (C(1))-methyltransferase CbiD, with the protein MDGKPFDGLGYTGGLRRGYTTGTCAAAAAKGAARMFLSGALQSSVTVTLPGGESLTLPLEECTLSEKGSRCAVRKDSGDDPDGTSGMLIAAEARPSSRPGVTVSGGPGIGRVTRKGLPVPPGEWAINPGPRRMIESEVGGLLPEGQGLEIVLSAPEGEERAKKTWNPRLGIEGGISILGTTGIVEPKSTAAYLASIDLYISSALAFDSPRPGTVFLVPGYVGEKCLVERFGTPRELIVRMGDHVGHSLKECSSRGAGPVHLFGHVGKWAKVAAGLFNTHCDFGDARLETLAACAGAEGASKEQVRELLSLPLAEEAVPLLRQWGLSSVFSLVAERAHRRSSLHMGGAVPLGVAVLSLDGEVLGSFPEIGKEARPWTELPSSA; encoded by the coding sequence GTGGACGGGAAGCCCTTCGACGGACTGGGATACACCGGGGGCCTGCGGAGAGGCTACACCACGGGAACCTGCGCCGCGGCGGCGGCGAAAGGTGCCGCCCGGATGTTCCTTTCCGGCGCCCTCCAGTCCTCCGTCACGGTGACCCTTCCCGGAGGGGAATCCCTCACCCTTCCCCTTGAGGAATGCACCCTTTCGGAGAAGGGCTCCCGGTGTGCCGTCCGGAAGGACTCGGGCGACGACCCCGACGGCACCTCCGGCATGCTCATCGCCGCCGAGGCCCGGCCGTCCTCACGCCCAGGGGTAACCGTCTCCGGCGGCCCAGGCATCGGGAGAGTCACCCGGAAGGGACTTCCCGTCCCCCCCGGCGAATGGGCCATCAACCCCGGCCCCCGGCGCATGATAGAGTCGGAGGTGGGCGGCCTCCTGCCCGAGGGACAGGGCCTCGAGATCGTCCTGTCCGCCCCGGAGGGGGAAGAGCGGGCGAAAAAGACATGGAACCCCCGGCTCGGCATCGAGGGGGGCATCTCCATCCTGGGCACCACGGGCATCGTGGAGCCCAAGTCCACCGCCGCCTACCTGGCCTCCATCGACCTCTACATCTCCTCCGCCCTGGCCTTCGACTCCCCCCGCCCCGGCACGGTCTTCCTCGTTCCCGGCTATGTGGGGGAAAAATGCCTGGTTGAGCGCTTCGGGACCCCCCGGGAGCTCATCGTCCGCATGGGGGACCACGTGGGACATTCCCTGAAGGAGTGCTCGTCCCGTGGAGCGGGACCGGTCCACCTCTTCGGCCACGTGGGCAAGTGGGCCAAGGTGGCCGCGGGACTCTTCAACACCCACTGCGATTTCGGCGACGCCCGGCTCGAAACCCTGGCCGCCTGCGCCGGGGCCGAAGGGGCGTCGAAGGAACAGGTCCGGGAGCTTCTCTCCCTTCCCCTGGCCGAGGAAGCGGTTCCCCTGCTCCGCCAGTGGGGCCTCTCCTCCGTCTTTTCCCTTGTGGCGGAACGGGCCCACCGACGCAGCTCCCTTCACATGGGCGGCGCGGTCCCCCTGGGGGTGGCCGTGCTCTCCCTGGACGGGGAGGTTCTCGGGAGCTTCCCCGAGATCGGAAAGGAGGCCCGGCCATGGACCGAATTGCCGTCGTCGGCGTAG
- a CDS encoding precorrin-8X methylmutase produces MDERETPDRFLSPGEIEKKSFRILEGLLGEYAGSPGEREVVLRIAHATTEVEWAKTFRFSPGAVESGVEALRRGAPVITDVEMVRAGIRRSALERTGSPVLCFLNDTDVAEDAKRAAATRARAAMRKALPLLDGSIVAIGNAPTALFEVCDLVKKGLCRPALVVGIPVGFVGAAESHDETAALACPWITAPGPRGGSPVAAAIVNALIRLAEKE; encoded by the coding sequence ATGGACGAAAGAGAAACGCCGGACCGTTTTCTCTCCCCCGGGGAGATCGAGAAGAAGAGCTTCCGGATCCTGGAGGGGCTCCTTGGCGAGTATGCCGGCTCCCCTGGAGAGCGGGAGGTGGTGCTGCGCATCGCCCACGCCACCACGGAGGTGGAATGGGCGAAGACCTTCCGGTTCTCCCCCGGCGCCGTGGAATCCGGCGTGGAGGCCCTGCGGCGGGGAGCCCCCGTCATCACCGACGTGGAGATGGTGCGGGCGGGAATCCGCCGCTCCGCCCTGGAGCGGACGGGAAGCCCCGTGCTCTGCTTCCTCAACGACACCGACGTGGCGGAGGACGCGAAGCGGGCCGCCGCCACCAGGGCCAGGGCGGCCATGCGGAAGGCCCTGCCCCTCCTCGACGGCTCCATCGTGGCCATAGGGAACGCCCCCACGGCCCTCTTCGAGGTGTGCGACCTGGTGAAGAAGGGCCTCTGCAGGCCTGCCCTCGTGGTGGGTATTCCCGTGGGCTTCGTGGGCGCGGCGGAATCCCACGACGAGACGGCAGCCCTGGCCTGCCCCTGGATCACCGCCCCCGGCCCCAGGGGAGGCAGCCCGGTGGCTGCGGCCATCGTGAACGCCCTTATCCGCCTTGCCGAAAAGGAGTAG
- a CDS encoding GntR family transcriptional regulator, whose product MLLKEKYKTKSGFVYELMREKIVSGEWPQGMNIIVASVARDLGVSAIPVREAMKLLESEGLVVLEPHKGARVTEFDPGKIMEVMSIRGVLEGYAAKAAIPFLGGDDFTDLHRRVEEMDGFVRAGECERFIAANKEFHRTIYSKGAFPLLNEMIFKLWDGGGFSHIVFAFRPERMEVANSDHRAILGALEKGDGDGVEDLIREHKLGLARVLCAMGKKDPSDR is encoded by the coding sequence ATGCTGCTGAAGGAAAAGTACAAGACGAAATCCGGTTTCGTGTACGAGCTGATGCGTGAGAAAATCGTGTCCGGGGAGTGGCCCCAGGGAATGAACATCATCGTCGCCTCGGTGGCGAGGGATCTCGGCGTCTCGGCCATTCCCGTACGGGAAGCCATGAAGCTCCTGGAGTCCGAGGGCCTCGTGGTGCTCGAGCCCCACAAGGGGGCCAGGGTGACCGAGTTCGACCCCGGAAAGATCATGGAAGTCATGTCCATCCGGGGCGTCCTCGAGGGGTACGCGGCGAAAGCGGCGATTCCCTTCCTCGGGGGCGACGATTTCACCGATCTTCACCGGAGGGTGGAGGAGATGGACGGTTTCGTCCGGGCCGGGGAATGCGAAAGGTTCATCGCGGCGAACAAGGAGTTCCACAGGACGATCTATTCAAAGGGGGCCTTTCCTCTGCTGAACGAGATGATCTTCAAGCTCTGGGACGGCGGGGGGTTCTCCCACATCGTATTCGCCTTCCGTCCCGAGAGGATGGAAGTGGCCAACAGTGACCACAGAGCCATCCTCGGTGCCCTTGAAAAGGGCGACGGCGACGGTGTCGAGGATCTCATCCGGGAGCACAAGCTCGGTCTCGCCAGGGTGCTGTGCGCCATGGGGAAGAAGGATCCTTCCGACCGCTGA
- a CDS encoding SH3 domain-containing protein, which yields MAMFTGKLKVYLAVVGLFFAAPAACPEEMDPVLVRITGSSVNIRAEASRTGRVIGRFSGGETAVVLREEQGADPFPWSLVIARVPYPDGPVVEGWVYGQYVEPLPQGEWSGSVSGAQGLAFDSFYLATQERFGSTPEEAVRKLGKPLSRNDREVPGRHDPSYKVTFTELSYPGLELRYFSTKDSRALIGARVTEGDYLLGRAVRLDASPRQVLLELGPPQFQDGAVFGWSDEADYASLEVTFSGGKALLVDFSVVLD from the coding sequence ATGGCGATGTTCACCGGAAAATTGAAAGTGTACCTGGCAGTGGTCGGACTGTTTTTTGCGGCCCCGGCCGCATGCCCGGAGGAGATGGATCCGGTTCTGGTGAGGATCACGGGATCGTCCGTGAACATCCGTGCCGAGGCATCGAGAACCGGGAGGGTTATCGGCCGTTTTTCCGGCGGGGAGACCGCCGTGGTGCTGCGTGAGGAGCAGGGGGCCGACCCCTTTCCCTGGTCCCTGGTGATTGCCAGGGTTCCATATCCGGACGGTCCCGTGGTGGAAGGATGGGTCTACGGACAGTACGTGGAACCCCTACCCCAGGGAGAGTGGTCGGGGAGTGTCTCCGGAGCCCAGGGGCTTGCCTTTGACTCTTTTTACCTGGCCACCCAGGAGAGGTTCGGCAGTACCCCGGAAGAGGCGGTGCGGAAGCTGGGAAAGCCCCTTTCGCGGAATGACCGGGAGGTACCCGGGCGGCACGATCCGTCCTACAAAGTGACATTCACCGAGCTGTCCTATCCGGGGCTTGAACTCCGGTATTTCTCAACGAAGGACAGCAGGGCTCTCATCGGTGCCAGGGTGACGGAAGGGGATTACCTTCTCGGCAGGGCGGTCAGACTGGACGCTTCTCCCCGGCAGGTCCTGCTGGAGCTCGGTCCGCCCCAGTTCCAGGACGGCGCGGTCTTCGGCTGGTCCGACGAGGCGGATTACGCCTCCCTGGAGGTGACCTTTTCAGGCGGGAAGGCGCTCCTGGTGGATTTTTCAGTGGTACTCGACTGA
- a CDS encoding tetratricopeptide repeat protein: MTERRRTGALMLFLLFLGAALFTALPSSAFTPPPLPGDEEEIAPPPPPVFGEEAPEPKKPEQEVKPAPQPKPEPKPAPKPAPKPAPKPQPKPKPKAETKEPSYTVEQLFRMGMNAYKGENGAVKSFPEALKWWGRAAAKGHAVAQYNMGIMHKNGEGTKKDYKKARDYFLQSAGNKYSSAAEQLGHLYYGDFLGKPDYGEAARWYEQAAQKNRAFAQFRLGLMHYKGQGRPKDAMKAFYWFDEAAKNGFIDAMVNLGVLYEKGEGAVFSREKAFHWYKQAADKGSPLGMAYLGMVYYQGRGVPKDEAQGIRLLEQAAAKNLAYAQRELYKINQVKYMKYRNVK, translated from the coding sequence TTCACCCCGCCTCCTCTTCCCGGAGACGAAGAGGAGATCGCCCCGCCGCCGCCCCCCGTCTTTGGCGAGGAGGCCCCGGAACCGAAGAAACCGGAGCAGGAGGTAAAACCTGCGCCTCAACCCAAGCCGGAGCCGAAACCGGCACCCAAGCCGGCTCCCAAACCGGCCCCGAAACCGCAGCCGAAACCGAAACCCAAGGCGGAGACCAAAGAGCCGTCCTATACCGTGGAACAGCTCTTCCGTATGGGAATGAACGCCTACAAAGGTGAGAACGGGGCAGTCAAGAGCTTCCCGGAAGCACTCAAGTGGTGGGGCCGTGCAGCTGCGAAGGGACACGCCGTGGCACAGTACAACATGGGTATCATGCACAAAAACGGCGAGGGAACGAAAAAGGATTATAAAAAAGCCCGGGACTACTTCCTCCAGTCGGCCGGGAACAAGTATTCAAGCGCGGCGGAGCAGCTCGGCCATCTCTACTACGGTGATTTCCTCGGAAAGCCGGACTACGGGGAGGCTGCCCGCTGGTACGAACAGGCCGCCCAGAAAAACAGGGCTTTCGCCCAGTTCCGCCTGGGCCTGATGCATTATAAGGGGCAGGGGCGGCCCAAGGACGCCATGAAAGCCTTCTACTGGTTCGACGAGGCGGCGAAGAACGGGTTCATCGACGCCATGGTAAACCTGGGGGTCCTCTACGAAAAGGGCGAGGGCGCCGTCTTCAGCAGGGAGAAGGCCTTCCACTGGTACAAGCAGGCCGCCGACAAGGGGTCTCCCCTGGGCATGGCCTATCTCGGCATGGTCTACTACCAGGGCAGGGGCGTACCGAAGGACGAGGCGCAGGGCATCCGGCTCCTGGAGCAGGCGGCGGCGAAGAACCTCGCCTACGCCCAGCGGGAGCTCTATAAAATCAACCAGGTGAAGTACATGAAGTACCGGAACGTAAAATAA